The window TCGTCGAAGTTCGGAATAAAATCTACGGTTTCTTTTTTTATGTCTTCTACTATAGTTTCGGCAAGTTTTGCCATTTTAGCTTCGGTGTAACGGTAAGCTGCCGGCGGGTCGCCGCCGATTGTTCCGAAGTTTCCTTGCGGATAAATAACGGGATACCGAAGTGAAAAATCCTGTCCTAAACGGACTAAGGCATCATAAACGGAGGCGTCTCCGTGCGGGTGATAACTACCCAATACATCGCCTACTATTTTGGCGCACTTACGCGTAGGCCCCGAACTGCGTAAACTTTTTTCTTCCATAGAATAAAGGATACGTCTGTGTACGGGCTTTAAACCGTCCCGCACATCTGGCAAGGCGCGGCTTACTATAACCGACATCGAATAATCTATATATGCCCGTTTTACTTCCGTTTCAATCGGAACGGGAATAACCGATCCGCCTTCTTTAGTTTGTATTTCTTCCACGGTTTACTCCAAATTGAAATTAATAGCCTTAAAATGACTGTTCTTATAGTATAAAAGGATATTTTAACATAAAACTTGAATATATGGAAGAGGTATTATAAAATTAAAATCCGTTCCTTAAAATAATTATATAAAACCGATTCGGTAAAGTTTAATCGGCGGCGCCGGTCGGGTAGGGTAGGGTAGAGGGAATATAAAAAGAAATTATAAAATATTTACTTTCAGTGAAAATTATACTTAACAATATATCTTCATTACTTTTCTCATGAGAAAAACAATTATAAGTAAAGATAAGGGTTGCGTTTCTTTGTTAATTTTGCGGTTTTAAAACTTTTAAACTTACCGTCAAACTTGTATTTTATGATTTTTAACCGCTGCTTCGATAAAATCTTTGAACAGGGCTTGCGGTTTATTCGGGCGGGAAGCAAATTCCGGATGGAACTGTGCTGCAACAAACCACGGATGATTTTTAAGCTCTACAATTTCAACTAAATTCCTTTCAGGATTTATACCGCTGAAAATCATATCCGACTTTTCAAATTTTTCTCTATATAAATTATTAAATTCATAACGGTGTCTGTGCCGTTCCTGTATTTCATGAGTTTTATATGCCTTTTCGGCAAGGGAATTTGAAGCAATCATACAACGGTAAAGACCCAACCTAAGTGTTCCTCCGAGCTGTACATCTTTTTGGTCCGGCATTAAGTCTATAACGGGACTTTGACAATTTTTATCGAATTCGGAAGAATTGGCCTCAGGCAATTTTAATACATTAAGAGCATATTCAATTACCGCAATTTGCATTCCGAGGCAAATCCCGAAATATGGGATTTTATTTTCTCTTGCAAATTGAGCCGCAAACAGCATACCTTCTATTCCTCTGTCGCCGAAACCTCCCGGTACAATTACCCCGTTTGCCCCTTTTAAAACCTTTTTTGCATCGTCAAGTGACGATATTTTTTTAGAATCTACCCAAACTAATTTTATTTCCGTTTTATGATAAATCCCGGCTGCGGTCAGGGCTTCCACTACGCTTAAATATGCATCGGGCAATTCAACATATTTTCCCACAAGTGCAATAGTTACGGATTTTTCGGGGTGATGATAAGTATGAACTATCTTTTTCCATTCTTCCAAATCCGGTTTTTTATCTTCAATATTGAATAACTTGCACAAAACCTTTCCTAAACCGGCTTCTTCAAGCATTAAGGGCACTTCATAAATAGATTTTGCCGTTAAATTTTCGATTATTGCATCTTGCGGAATATTTGAAAATAAACTTAATTTTTCTTTTACCGATTTTGAAAGAGGTTTTTCGCTTCTGCAAACAAGAATATCGGGCTGAATACCGAAGCCCAGCAATTCTTTTACACTGTGCTGCATGGGTTTTGTTTTAATTTCTCCGCATTCTTTTAAATAGGGTAAAAGTCCCAGATGAACAAACATACAGTTTTCTTTACCTACTGCATAGCGTATTTGGCGGATAGCTTCTATAAACGGAAGAGCTTCGATATCTCCTACGGTACCGCCTATTTCCGAAATTATAAAATCGGCATCGGTGTGTGTAGCGGTTGACATAATTCTGGATTGAATTTCATCGGTTACATGGGGTACCACCTGTACCGTGCCGCCGTTATAACCTCCGGCTCTTTCTTTATCCAAAATCGCAAGATAAACCTTCCCTGCGGTTGTGCTGTTAAACTTGTGCAGCGGAACATCGGTAAAACGTTCGTAATGCCCCAAATCCAAATCGGTTTCTCCGCCGTCTTCGGTAACGAACACCTCTCCGTGCTGGTACGGGTTCATTGTGCCCGGGTCAACATTTAAATACGGGTCGAACTTTTGATTTATAACGGAATATCCGCGCCGTTTTAAAAGCATTCCTATAGAAGCTGCCGTAAGACCCTTTCCTAAAGATGAAACAACTCCGCCTGTAATAAAAATAAACTTCGACCTCATAAAAATTCTCCAGAACAAAAACGGATTATACTTAAACAAGCTGCCGATTAAAGCATAAAAATCTTTTACTTAATCGTAACTTTTTTAATTTAAATCTCTTACGGGATTTTATTATATCCGATTTATCGTTTATCGGCAAGTAGAAAAATGAATAAATTCTATAAATTGTTAAATATAGATTTTTTTTAATTGTATTAAAGGCTTGTAAAATTTATAATTGAATTTGTTTTTTCAAAGAATATAAGCCCTTATTTTCTTAAATTCGCCGCTCCGTTCAGATAAACGTAAACAGGTTTTAACCTTGAATAATAATGAATAAGAAGCCTGACAGTGTTCGGAAGAGAATTTTCCGTTTCAGGTTCCGCCGAACAAAAAAGGGCAAGGTCTTTTGCAAAACCGTTTTTACGCAAAGCCGTTGCAGGGTTAAGGGCCGTTATATCTTTAGTAACGGTAAACTGAATTGAAACTATATCTTTTTCCCGGAGGCGGTTCAGTTTAAGTATTTCGGAAAATAAAAAACAAACTTCCTTTTGTATACTTTTCGTAGAATTTTCACAGGTAACGGCACCTCTTACGGCTTTCAGTTTTTTTAAAATCATAGCTTATCTCATATTTAAAAAGCGGAAGTACCGTTTCGGTACTTCCGTTTAGGTAATGCCGCTTTTTGTTTGTTAAAATCTTATTTTTTTAAAATAGATTTTTTTACCGGAGCTTTTTTTGGTGAAGCATCGCTTTTTACGGCAGCTTTTTTAGTTTGAGCTTTCTTTACGGTATCGGCTTTAACGGAAGCCCCCCGTTTTACAGGCTGAGCCGCGGTTGCTTTTTTTTCAATTTCCGCATGAGCTGCGGCAAGGCGTGCAATAGGAACTCTCAATGGAGAAGCTGAAACATAATCCATTCCCGCCCGGCAAAAGAATTTAACCGAATTTAAATCTCCGCCGTGTTCACCGCAAACTCCTATTTCAAGGTCTTTGCGGGTATTGCGCCCTTTTTGAATTGCGGAATCTACAAGCATTCCGACCCCTTCCTGGTCCAGAGATTGGAAAGGGTCCGCCTTAAATACGCCCGCCTTTGTTTCATCAACATATTCGGGAAGAAATTTGCCGGCATCATCTCGGCTTATACCTATGGTCATTTGCGTTAAATCATTCGTACCGAAAGAGAAAAACTCCGCATATTCCGCAATTTTATCGGCAAGAAGGGCAGCTCGCGGAGTTTCTATCATAGTGCCTACCATATATTTAAGTTTTTTATCTTTCGCTTTTTTCTCTATGATATCGTCCGCAACTTCACGTACACGTTTTTCCAAAATTTTAAATTCCTTTGCGTCAATTGTAAGCGGAATCATTATTTCAGGTAAAACCTTTATACCTTTTTTTTGTGCCGAACATGCAGCCGAGATAATTGCCGTAACCTGCATTTCAAGTATTTCAGGATAGGTAATACTCAATCGGCAGCCCCTATGACCCAACATCGGATTTGCTTCGGTTAATTGTTCCACCCGATTTTTAACGCTTGCAAAAGAAATATTAAGCCGTTCAGCCAAATTTTGCTGACCTTCTTTATCGTGGGGAACAAATTCGTGTAATGGAGGGTCGATTAAGCGTATTGTAACGGGATAACCGTTCATTGCTTTAAAGATGCCTTCAAAATCGCGGGTTTGATAAGGAAGAAGTTTTTTAAGAGCTTTTTCTCTTGCTTCTTTTGTTTCCGCAATAATCATTTCACGGATTGCAAGAATTCTGTTTTCGTCGCTGAAGAACATGTGCTCCGTTCTGCAAAGACCTATACCTTCGGCTCCGTGTCCGATTGCAATTTTTGCATCTTCAGGAGTATCGGCATTTGTTCTTACATGAATTTTTCTTATTTCGTTTACCCACTCCATTATTTTTTTTATAGGCTGCCGGAGGTTTGGGATTTATTAAGGTAAGTTCACCCTTGTAAACCGAGCCCTTTGTACCGTCCAAGGTAATAAAGTCCCCTTCTTTTAAAATAACTCCGCCTGAAGCAATTTCTTTTTTATCGTAATCTATGGAAAGTTTTTCGCAGCCTACAATACAGCATTTACCCCAGCCGCGTGCAACGACCGCTGCATGGCTTGTTTTTCCGCCCGTAGCGGTTAAAATACCTTCCGCTGCATGCATACCGCCTACATCTTCAGGGCTTGTTTCATGACGGACTAAGATAACCTTGTTTCCGTCTTTTCTCATTTCTTCAGCACGGGCGGCCGAAAGACAAATTTTTCCGCAAGCGGCACCGGGAACGGCGGCAATACCGTCGGCAAAATGAGACGCCTTAATTTCCGAAGTCTTTGAATAATCGAGAGTTTTATAAAATACGCCTTCTATATCGGAGGCCTTGATACGTGCAACAGCCTGTTCCTTTGTAATAAGTTTTTCTTCCACCATATCGACGGCCATTTGAAAGGCTGCGGCGGGAAGTCTTTTTCCGGTACGGCATTGAAGCATATAGAGTTTGCCTTCTTCTACCGTAAATTCCATATCCTGCATATCTTTATAATGTTTTTCCAAAATTTTTCTTACTTCATTAAGCCGTTTATATGCTTTAGGGTCTTCTTTTTCAAAAACATCGAGTTTAATCGGTGTTCTAATGCCTGCAACTACATCTTCGCCTTGCGCATTAAAAAGATATTCACCGTAAAATTCATTTTTACCGGAATTGGGGTCGCGGGTAAAACAAACTCCGGTTCCGGACGTGTTTCCCTTATTGCCGAAAACCATTTGCATAACATTTACGGCGGTTCCGCGTATACCTGTGATATTTTCTACTCGGCGGTAAGTAACGGCTTTTTCCGACATCCATGAGCCGAAGACGGCGCTTATTGCTCCCCATAACTGCTCGAGAGGCTTTTGCGGAAAGTCCGTTTTTATTTCTTTTTTGTAAAGAGCTTTTGATTTATCTATTACTTCTTTTAATTCCGCTTCATTTACATCGGTGTCCGAAATTTTTATATTTTCATTTTTATTAAGACGCTTTCTGGTTTTCTTTTCTTTTATATCATTTAAAATTTTATCGAATTTATCCCGTTCAATGTTCATAGCGGTGGAGCCGTACATAAGAATAAAGCGGCGGTAGGCATCAAGGGCAAATCTCAAATTACCCGTTTTTTTTGCCAATCCGTTAACCGATTCGTCGTTTAAGCCTAAATTTAAAATAGTTTCCATCATACCGGGCATTGAAACGGGCGCTCCGGACCGTACGGATACTAAAAGAGGGTCGTTTTTATCTCCCAGCTTTTTACCTGCGGTTTTTTCCAATTTTGAAAGATACTCTTCTACCTGTTTTTTCAATTCTGCGGGGTACTTGCGGTTATTTTTATAGTACTCCTCGCAAACTTCCGTTGTAATTGTAAATCCGGCGGGAACGGGTAACCCGATAGCGGTCATTTCCGCCAATCCGGCTCCTTTTCCGCCTAAAACATCTTTCATCGTACCGTTACCTTCGGCACGTCCGTCGCCAAAAAAATATACATATTTCGACTTTGCCATTGCATAGTCCTCCTTGAACATGAGCAATTATTACAATTAACTTCTATTATATTCCTTAAAATATTAAATGTCAATGTATAATTCGAATGAATATGAAAAAAAAATGAATTTTTATAAAGCCGGTTATTATTCGCTTAAATATCGGTTTTTCAGGCGTTATTAAAGCCGTTTACATTCCGCGTTTGGAAT is drawn from Treponema pedis and contains these coding sequences:
- the aroH gene encoding chorismate mutase, which produces MILKKLKAVRGAVTCENSTKSIQKEVCFLFSEILKLNRLREKDIVSIQFTVTKDITALNPATALRKNGFAKDLALFCSAEPETENSLPNTVRLLIHYYSRLKPVYVYLNGAANLRK
- a CDS encoding CTP synthase; the protein is MRSKFIFITGGVVSSLGKGLTAASIGMLLKRRGYSVINQKFDPYLNVDPGTMNPYQHGEVFVTEDGGETDLDLGHYERFTDVPLHKFNSTTAGKVYLAILDKERAGGYNGGTVQVVPHVTDEIQSRIMSTATHTDADFIISEIGGTVGDIEALPFIEAIRQIRYAVGKENCMFVHLGLLPYLKECGEIKTKPMQHSVKELLGFGIQPDILVCRSEKPLSKSVKEKLSLFSNIPQDAIIENLTAKSIYEVPLMLEEAGLGKVLCKLFNIEDKKPDLEEWKKIVHTYHHPEKSVTIALVGKYVELPDAYLSVVEALTAAGIYHKTEIKLVWVDSKKISSLDDAKKVLKGANGVIVPGGFGDRGIEGMLFAAQFARENKIPYFGICLGMQIAVIEYALNVLKLPEANSSEFDKNCQSPVIDLMPDQKDVQLGGTLRLGLYRCMIASNSLAEKAYKTHEIQERHRHRYEFNNLYREKFEKSDMIFSGINPERNLVEIVELKNHPWFVAAQFHPEFASRPNKPQALFKDFIEAAVKNHKIQV